A part of Anabas testudineus chromosome 9, fAnaTes1.2, whole genome shotgun sequence genomic DNA contains:
- the bco2l gene encoding beta-carotene 15, 15-dioxygenase 2, like codes for MSKTTEPQTHSLSSRERCPQANGLESVAPLVCTAMETPDPIPTTVRGTIPTWINGSFLRNGPGKFEFGTDRYTHWFDGMALMHRFHICEGIVTYSSRFLRSDSFVYNSEKNRIVVSEFGTMAMPDPCKNIFARFFSRFQIPKATDNANVNFVKYKGDFYVSTETNYMRRIDPQSLETKDKVDWSQYIAVNSATAHPHYDRDGATYNMGNSYGKSGFFYNIIRVPPPGAEASTEDSADLTGAEVICSIRAAESRKPSYYHSFVMSENYIVFIEQPIKLDLLKFMLYRIQGKAFHKVMSWEPQYGTIFHLVNRHTGKVSEVRYRAAPMFTLHQINAFEDNGFLVMDLCCGDDGQVIGEYTVENLCSDGGAEIDKFYNSLCRNLPRRYVLPLTVDEQTPLDQNLVTLNNYKATAKKTKPGEVFMTHEELHDDELLQYGGLEFPQINYDQYNGRPYRYFYSCGFGHVVGDSLLKMDVHTKELKVWRYPGLYPSEPVFVASPKATEEDDGVVLSVIITPREEKRTFLLVLDAKTFTELGRAEVPVNIPTGTHGVFNKMG; via the exons tATCCAGCAGGGAGCGATGTCCACAGGCCAATGGTCTGGAGAGTGTGGCTCCTCTGGTGTGCACTGCAATGGAAACTCCTGATCCCATCCCCACCACCGTTAGGGGAACCATTCCAACCTGGATCAATGGGAGCTTTCTGAGAAATGGTCCAGGGAAGTTTGAATTTGGGACAGACAG ATACACCCACTGGTTTGATGGGATGGCCTTGATGCACCGGTTCCACATCTGTGAGGGCATTGTCACATACAGCAGCCGCTTCCTGCGAAGTGATTCGTTTGTCTACAACTCAGAGAAGAACCGGATTGTGGTGTCAGAGTTCGGGACAATGGCAATGCCCGATCCATGCAAAAACATCTTTGCACGTTTCTTTTCGCGCTTTCAGATTCCCA AGGCCACAGATAATGCCAATGTGAACTTTGTCAAGTACAAAGGAGACTTTTATGTGAGCACAGAAACCAACTACATGAGAAGAATAGATCCACAAAGCCTGGAGACAAAGGACAAG GTGGATTGGAGTCAATACATAGCTGTGAATTCAGCCACAGCTCACCCACACTATGACCGTGATGGAGCCACATACAACATGGGAAACTCTTACGGCAAAAGTG GTTTCTTCTACAACATCATCCGTGTACCTCCTCCTGGGGCGGAGGCATCAACAGAGGACTCTGCAGACCTGACTGGGGCCGAAGTGATCTGCTCCATCCGTGCAGCAGAATCCAGGAAACCTTCTTATTATCACAGCTTTG TCATGTCAGAGAACTACATTGTGTTCATTGAGCAGCCAATCAAGTTGGACCTGCTGAAGTTCATGCTGTACAGAATACAGGGAAAGGCTTTTCATAAAGTCATGTCTTGGGAGCCTCAGTATGGAACCATCTTCCACCTCGTCAACAGGCACACGGGCAAG GTGAGTGAAGTGAGATATCGTGCAGCCCCCATGTTTACACTGCACCAGATCAATGCTTTTGAAGACAATGGGTTCTTGGTTATGGACTTGTGCTGTGGGGACGATGGCCAGGTAATTGGAGAGTACACAGTGGAGAACCTCTGCAGTGATGGGGGGGCGGAGATCGACAAG TTTTACAACTCACTGTGCAGAAATCTCCCAAGGAGATACGTCTTACCCTTGACTGTGGATGAACAAACTCCTTTGGACCAAAACCTTGTCACTCTGAATAACTATAAAGCTACAGCAAAAAAGACCAAACCAGGAGAG GTTTTCATGACCCACGAGGAGCTTCACGATGATGAGCTGCTGCAGTACGGTGGGCTTGAATTCCCTCAGATCAACTATGACCAGTACAACGGCAGACCTTACCGCTACTTCTACTCCTGTGGCTTTGGACACGTCGTTGGCGACTCCTTGCTCAAGATGGATGTCCACACCAAGGAGCTTAAG GTGTGGCGTTATCCTGGCTTGTACCCGTCTGAGCCTGTCTTTGTTGCTTCGCCCAAAGCTACAGAGGAAGATGATGGAGTGGTCTTGTCAGTCATCATCACACCCAGAGAA GAGAAACGTACTTTCCTACTCGTTCTGGATGCCAAGACCTTCACTGAGCTGGGCAGAGCGGAGGTCCCTGTCAACATCCCCACGGGGACGCATGGTGTGTTTAACAAAATGGGATAG